CAAGCAGGATCAGCGCTGCCGCCCAGTTAATCGGGAAAAGGGTAATCACAATCAGCAGCGGTACGCTCGCCGCCAGCGCCATTTGTGGCAAATAGCGGGCGTAGAAGTCATGCATGTCGTCGATTTGCTCAAGGATCAGCGTCGCCCAACTGCCGGCGGGTTTACCCTGAATCCATGCCGGGCCGGCCTGTTGCAGACGATCCAGCACGCGGCGGCGTATCGCAAAGCGGATCTGTGCCCCCGCATGAAATCCTACCCGCTCGCGCAGCCAGACCACCCAACTGCGCAGAATAAAGACCAGCACCAGCAGCGCAAAGGGCAGCAGCAGTGCCTCGCGCGGAATGTGCTCGATAATCATATGGTTGAGAATGCTGGCGAGCAGCCACGCTTGCGCGACGATCAGGACGCCGCTGACCACGCCAAGCAGGCGGGAGAGCGTCAACCAACGACGAGAAATAATGCTTTGCTGTTTTAACCAGCGAGTGAGTTCTTGCTGACGGGTTTTATTCATTGCGCGCTTTGCAGGTGAAGTTATCGGATTTTTAGCCTGCGCAATGTTACAACGGTGCAAAAATAAAGGCGACTTAATGTCGCCTTATTTACCTTTGTTACTGACTTGTAAAGATTATTTCTGAACTGCCAGCCCATCGAGGTAGCGTTCAGCATCCAGCGCTGCCATACAGCCAGTGCCAGCGGAGGTGATCGCCTGACGATAGATGTGATCCATCACGTCACCTGCGGCAAACACGCCGGGAATGCTAGTTTGTGTCGCATTACCATGAATACCGGACTGCACCTTGATGTAGCCGTTTTCCAGCTCAAGCTGACCGTCAAAGATCGCGGTGTTCGGGCTGTGGCCGATAGCGACAAACAGACCGGCAACGTCCAGCGACTCGATATTATCCGGGTTTTGCGTATCGCGCAGGCGCAGGCCGCTAACGCCCATCTGATCGCCCGTCACCTCTTCCAGCGTACGGTGCGTATGCAGCACGATATTGCCGCTCTCAACTTTATCCATCAGACGCTTGATCAGGATCTTCTCCGCGCGGAAGGTATCGCGGCGGTGGATCAGATGCACCTCTGAGGCGATATTCGCCAGGTAGAGCGCTTCTTCAACTGCGGTGTTGCCGCCGCCGATGACCGCGACTTTCTGGTTGCGGTAGAAGAAACCGTCACAGGTGGCGCAGGCAGAAACGCCGCGGCCTTTATAGGCTTCTTCAGAGGCTAGGCCTAAATAGCGCGCGGAGGCACCGGTGGCGATAATCAGCGCGTCGCAGGTGTACTCAGCGCTATCGCCAATCAGGCGGAACGGGCGGTTCTGTAAATCGACGCTGTTGATATGGTCAAAAATGATTTCAGTATCAAATTTGGTCGCATGTTCATGCATGCGCTCCATCAGACCCGGGCCGGTCAGATCGTGCGGGTCGCCCGGCCAGTTTTCCACTTCGGTGGTGGTGGTGAGCTGACCGCCTTTTTCCATACCGGTGATTAGCACCGGCTGCAGGTTTGCACGCGCAGCATAGACCGCTGCGGTATAACCGGCAGGGCCTGAACCAAGGATAAGCAGCTTACTGTGTTTGGCCGTCCCCATGAGATCCTCATTATTGTTTGGCAGACATT
This Kosakonia cowanii JCM 10956 = DSM 18146 DNA region includes the following protein-coding sequences:
- the trxB gene encoding thioredoxin-disulfide reductase — its product is MGTAKHSKLLILGSGPAGYTAAVYAARANLQPVLITGMEKGGQLTTTTEVENWPGDPHDLTGPGLMERMHEHATKFDTEIIFDHINSVDLQNRPFRLIGDSAEYTCDALIIATGASARYLGLASEEAYKGRGVSACATCDGFFYRNQKVAVIGGGNTAVEEALYLANIASEVHLIHRRDTFRAEKILIKRLMDKVESGNIVLHTHRTLEEVTGDQMGVSGLRLRDTQNPDNIESLDVAGLFVAIGHSPNTAIFDGQLELENGYIKVQSGIHGNATQTSIPGVFAAGDVMDHIYRQAITSAGTGCMAALDAERYLDGLAVQK